A region from the Toxotes jaculatrix isolate fToxJac2 chromosome 2, fToxJac2.pri, whole genome shotgun sequence genome encodes:
- the LOC121192766 gene encoding tubulin alpha-1B chain: MRECISIHVGQAGVQIGNACWELYCLEHGIQPDGQMPSDKAIGGGDDSFNTFFSETGAGKHVPRAVFVDLEPTVIDEVRTGTYRQLFHPEQLITGKEDAANNYARGHYTIGKEIIDLVLDRIRKLADQCTGLQGFLVFHSFGGGTGSGFTSLLMERLSVDYGKKSKLEFSIYPAPQVSTAVVEPYNSILTTHTTLEHSDCAFMVDNEAIYDICRRNLDIERPTYTNLNRLISQIVSSITASLRFDGALNVDLTEFQTNLVPYPRIHFPLATYAPVISAEKAYHEQLSVAEITNACFEPANQMVKCDPRHGKYMACCLLYRGDVVPKDVNAAIATIKTKRSIQFVDWCPTGFKVGINYQPPTVVPGGDLAKVQRAVCMLSNTTAIAEAWARLDHKFDLMYAKRAFVHWYVGEGMEEGEFSEAREDMAALEKDYEEVGVDSIEGEGEEEGEEY; encoded by the exons ATG CGTGAGTGTATCTCCATCCACGTTGGTCAGGCTGGAGTCCAGATTGGCAATGCCTGCTGGGAGCTTTACTGCCTGGAACATGGGATCCAGCCGGACGGACAAATGCCCAGTGACAAAGCCATTGGCGGAGGAGACGATTCCTTCAACACCTTCTTCAGTGAGACTGGAGCTGGAAAGCACGTCCCCAGAGCTGTTTTTGTGGACCTGGAGCCCACTGTCATCG ATGAGGTGCGCACTGGGACCTACCGGCAGCTGTTCCACCCTGAGCAGCTGATCACTGGTAAGGAGGATGCTGCCAACAACTACGCCCGTGGGCACTACACCATCGGCAAAGAGATCATTGACCTGGTGCTGGACAGGATCCGCAAACTG gctgACCAGTGCACTGGTCTTCAGGGCTTCCTGGTTTTCCACAGCTTCGGAGGTGGCACCGGCTCTGGTTTCACCTCCCTGCTGATGGAGCGTCTGTCCGTCGACTACGGCAAGAAGTCCAAGCTGGAGTTCTCCATCTACCCAGCTCCCCAGGTGTCCACCGCTGTGGTGGAGCCCTACAACTCCATCCTGACCACCCACACCACCCTGGAGCACTCTGACTGTGCCTTCATGGTAGATAACGAGGCCATCTACGATATCTGCCGTAGGAACCTCGACATCGAGCGTCCTACCTACACCAACCTGAACAGGTTGATCAGTCAGATTGTGTCGTCCATCACTGCTTCCCTTCGTTTCGATGGTGCCCTCAATGTTGATCTGACAGAGTTCCAGACCAACTTGGTGCCATATCCCCGTATCCACTTCCCTCTGGCCACTTATGCCCCCGTCATCTCTGCTGAGAAGGCGTACCACGAGCAGCTCTCAGTGGCTGAGATCACAAACGCCTGCTTCGAGCCGGCCAATCAGATGGTGAAATGTGACCCCCGCCACGGTAAATACATGGCCTGCTGCCTGTTGTACCGTGGTGATGTCGTGCCCAAAGATGTCAATGCAGCCATTGCCACCATCAAAACCAAGCGCTCCATCCAGTTTGTGGACTGGTGCCCCACTGGTTTCAAGGTCGGCATCAACTACCAGCCTCCCACTGTGGTTCCTGGTGGAGACCTGGCCAAGGTGCAGAGGGCTGTGTGCATGCTGAGCAACACCACTGCTATTGCAGAGGCCTGGGCTCGGCTTGACCACAAGTTTGATCTGATGTACGCTAAGCGTGCCTTTGTTCACTGGTATGTGGGTGAGGGTATGGAGGAAGGAGAGTTCTCTGAGGCCAGAGAGGACATGGCAGCTCTGGAGAAGGATTATGAGGAGGTCGGAGTCGACTCCATtgagggtgagggagaggaggaaggagaggagtaTTAA